The DNA sequence AAAGAACGATGAAGAGGATGAAACACACGAAAGAGAAGAAATGCgaagaaaaatgagaagaagaaagaagaggagaaggaagaaCACGATAGTGGAGAAAGCGCGTGTTGACATACtctctaattatttttgttagatttaggccaacttatatactaaaaacttgtATGTGTAGTAGGCATACTATTTCTAATAACGGTcggttttattaaaaaaaaccgACGGTAAGGATTTGATCATGACTGAAACGATGCGTTCTAGTAAATTAATTTACTGTACGATCAAAAAACGCGtgccttttttatttattttttagccACTTGTTACCGTCTAATCTACCAATAAAATTGCTGGTAAAAACCGATGATAAATCTTAACaatttttagcatatttttttGTAATGATATTTCAAATTCCTGTTATGATACAATTCAGATAtgtaaactctttttttttcattaataattaaaaagatgttTAGGAGAAatctaataagataataaatcaTTTATATTAATCTTAGAGAATAATTATCTCTCAAAATCATTTATAGTTTTTGCTGATCTCCTGATTCAATTTATGCATATAAATTCTTATCCGACGTGCAAGTTTCATTtcattcaattatttattttttaatttattgtattATCTCTTAAAAAATTGATGTTTTGcgtcattattttttatattttttataatataattttttttattttttatctatcaCTTTTAAGAAAACAAATGGTATATATTGCATTTTTCGTTCAGAAGACATTGTACATATAGAACTTTTTTATAGACAGACAACCTTTAAATGCTTATATAAGAGAACACATCTGAATTgtgatctttattttatatttttaacctaAAGGaaattatttaagtaaattatGAGTTTCTAAAAAGAGAAATACTACTCTTCATGCATGGAGAAACAAAAAACTATATTGCAAGAACACATGATAATATATATCTCTCCAAACCCCCTAGATCTCCAAATACGAAGGGTTAGATTTTTTTTTGATAGACATCAGAGTATAAAGTGCAAAAAAGAAATTAGACAAAAATTATCCTAAAGAAAGCAATTtcaattaaatatgtataaaaacttaaagaaatacacgagaaaattaaaaaaaatatatttcaattgAAGTTTATGTCTTTATCGTGCCAATCTATTCGCACAAGTATTCGTTTTTTGAAACTTGTGAAAGATGTTTCAATTGCTTAGCCTACTACATCATTCTTTAATAGCGAAAATTAATGCTCTTGTTCTTGTAGAGTGTAACTCCATGGTTTCTTTCATGctaagtttttatttaaaattttttatacacTTTTAAATTTAGAAACATTTAGAGATGCCTAAATATGTTTTGAAACTCAAGTGCACTACGTTCGTTGCTGAATCATTTTCCGTTAACGACGTGCTGATGTGGCTTGATGACCTTGACTATTAGTAACACGTGTTACTTCGTAGTTTGGCCACGTATACTAGTATGATGTGAATTGAATGTTGTGCATCAAATTAGTCTCTTCActaatttttctcctttttttataaattcaaatttctaaTATCTTTAAATGCACTAATTTTAATCCTATTTTTCACATGTTTATTGTTGgatattcattttctttttcctttctttcttcccttttggaGTTGCTGAGTTTATTAATCCTAAAGAACACGATAAACCAATTTAGCAGGTCATAGTTGATCTTACAGATGACAGAGTTGATTATAGCTTTGAGTGCATTGGGAATGTCTCCATCATGAGAGCTGCTCTGGACTGCTGCCACAAGGTGAACACTGCCATAGCAGTGCCACACTGACTCAATTGTTCAAATATTACTCTAGATGGACATAACCATCAAAATATATGTTTTGCTGAATAGGAATTTGCTCTGCATTCAACAGTATACACCATACACACCTTTTTCTTCTCGGGTAAATTCAAACACATCTTTTTTATTAAGACAAATCGAGGATGACCTTTAAGAATTTGGGACTTcccaatttttaatattattcaaaACTGAGGCttattattacaatttttttattctttataagaagcacccttttttttttttcctcaatTTTATTTGGTGAACTGAAACGTgcttgccttttctttttctccccaacCAATATACAGATATTGAATCAAAGTTAAGAAGAATTGAGGATGACCCCTAAAGGATCTGGGATTTTTCATTTGCATAGTATTATTTAAGGAGTTAATTTGCAAGCTAATCTTGCTTTGAAGCCTTTgtttgagagagaagtgagtgaagactaaattttatattttcttgtagtatcttttttaatattttttatccctACTGGTATATTTTTATCCCTCAAATACTTAGATATTTGCTCGGCatgtgaagttttttttttttcatttttgttaatACTGTCTTATTCTGTTTTGCTGATTTTGTCAATAGTTTAATTGAATGATTCTGTTAAAGATGGAACAATTTATTTGctaattctattgaattgatcAATTTTTTTGCTAATTTTTTGGTTATATGTTCAATTTAGTTTAGATTCTttgtttagtttttcttttgttgaatTCTCTAGCTTTGAGTGCTGATTTTTCTGATTTATTTTTTGTTGCTAATAGTTTGAATTCTTGTATAGGTTTGTTATTTCCAGTGTTGCTGAGTAAATCACCTGATTATTAGAAGTTATTGTTATCAACGCACAAAAGAAACAAATATGTCAAGGCAAAGGACAAATTGACATCACATCTCTGAagttagtttagagttagttacAACTAATCTTGGCTAATCTTTAGTTTCTAGAAGTACTTAGTGTTAGTATATATCATTGTTTAGAACTAAGATCGAGACAAGTGTATTCActcaaatatattaatttttgttgTTTGAACTAAAAATATATCTAGCTTATAatgtaaattttatgatttagatttctTGAATTTCTCCTTTTTAgacttattttgtgattatcataATTTTAAGATGTGATTAtgcttttagaaaaataaattttagaaaaataaaatttcaacaataaaaaattatctctTCATCACAAGCTAAAAGCAGCTCCATTGAATGTTAGAATTGTAAGATTAATGTTCTTTTCTAGGCTCATTATATGTCTTCTTGTATGTTGGTAGGGCTTGtataagaataaataaagaacATGCATATTGTTATGGTTAGTGGTTTCTGTGATTAACTTGTTACTAACCGTTCCCATAACTAATTAATATGTTGCACTAATCTCTATGGAAAAAAATCcactaaaataagaaaaattgtaaagttacaaaaaaaaaaaaagagttaattatcattgattttgtaatttttatcatatgtgaATATTACTGTCTTAATTCAAAAATGACTAAATTCTCATTTTATCGGCTTTTTCATTTTAGCGGAATTTAATTCAATCTCTATATTTTTATCGTTTTAGCTTATTCAATTTTTGAATGTCAAACTATAAATAGTACTTCATATATTGCAACTAAGATCAATTAGTAGTGACAAGAATTTAATCATGCATGGTTATTACTGATCGACTAGTTTTCTCCACTCAGGTCCTTTTGAAGCACGGCAAGATAAGAAAATACTACAAAATCTCTATTATTGTTTCCAAATGTACTATGAACTATTATTGTTTATAGGTGAATATCCTGTATTTGCTGATATTCTTGCTGATCTCACGAATGGAACCAATTGCTGCAAGCACCGTAATAAGGAAGCATGTGAAATTCAAAAGTTGGAGTGCATACCACTTTAACGAAGCTACTTTTATGTTCCTCTGAGCAATGTGCATTTGTATGGGGAAAAACACAATGAGTGGCCAAAACCCAATTGCTCCAAGTAGGGCAAGAAATGCGTGGAAGAATGGCATGGCCATGGCAATTATTGTCCCAATTACAACGAATATTGTCCTCCAAACTAACCTAAACATGTTCAACCTGAATTTGAAGATCCACAATTTTGTTGGGTGTTCTTTGTTTATGAAATCTGAATGTGGCCACATTATGTTAGCACCCATCTCAACTATGCGAAAAAATGGTTGAGCCATCACCTGTCACATCATATTCATGTGATTATTCAAGTTGACAAAATTGATATACTAAGAAATCTTTGAAGAAATAATAGGAATGATATCAAACCTGATATGCTCCCACAATGTGAATGACAATGAAAACATTACCAAGAGCAACCAACCAAAAGGGCTCATAGAATCCAAAGCCAGTGAGGATGTTGCCTGGTGTGTGTTCCCCAAAAGCAGCATAGCCAAGTCCACCACATGCAAGGAACAATACTGTCATCATACTGATCCCTACAACATTTGCCTTCTTCATTTGTTGGTTCTCCGGTGGATCTGATTTCAATGTGTCCTAAATATATTAAACACCATGAAATTAAATAATGCCGTTAGTACCCATTTTTTATAATCCTGTATAGGATAAAATAAGTACAAGTAACATAGTGAGATTTATTACCATGATGTCATAAACAACAGTGGCAAAAGAACAAGCAAGTGCAATGTTTCCCATAGCACTAAAGACCCTCCAAATTTTATCTGCTTCAGTCACCTCTGCTCCAACTTTGACTCCAGTTAAACTAGTTGCTTGTCCTTTTCCTGCTCATACCCAAAAtgtcttttaaatattaaaataatgataCTTTTGGATGATCTTTGAGCGGTCACTTGATCTCAAcatatctttttttcattttagtGTTTGAATGTAAGCTCCGTTCAGAATATAGGTACAAGTAATAACCTGAGAGCAGCACTGCTAGGGAAAGTCCACTTCCAATAAATGCATAACCAAAAGAGGTGATAGCAGCAATGGTTGAGAGCCATGTCAATTTGTGGAAGTCTGGAATTTGGGACAAGAAAATTTGTCCAATCCCAAAACCAATCATGTAGGGATTATTCGAAAACTTGCAATAAGCATCGTGGCCTTTTTCATGGAAGCAAATTGCTTTCTTTATAGCCCTGTCACATGCACACACTTAATAAATAGATTCAAGGTAGtgcttttaattattatatagatGTTATTAGTTTCTGAATTTTTGTAACTTACACCAAACTTGTTGAAGTGGTGATTGCATATCCCACTGTCACACCAGCCAGCTTCCCATATAGGATCAATCCACAAAACACATGCATTTTCCCACCTATTTATCCATTTGAGATTCAGAAATTCATTAAAATATGTACGCAATTTTATAAAAGTATTTCTCTTGCTcccaactagaaaaaaaaaatacctaaataTGAGTTGACGGCTTGCATATAAGTGTAGTTCCTCTTGCCAGTAACAGGGTCAGGATATCTATAACAATCAGCTATGAAATTGTAAGTGAGAATGGAGATGCATGAACATGCAATCATAATGCCAATGCCTGCTATCCATCCAAGTTGGGCCATGGCCCATGCAAGTGCCAACACTCCTGCCCCAATTACCACTGTTATTATGTGTGTTGTTGCCGTCAATACATCCCCTGCACGTATAAATAAATTGGTGAAAATTTACAGAtaattgtttttagaatttaatttttgatatatTAACAGTATAAACAATAGATATAACAAAAAAGATAAACAATCAATTATAATCAAAGGTACGGTTAAAATGGATACATGATAAAACATGAGAAGATTTAAATCCTATGTTAAGAAAATTCTTAATATAGTCTTCAATTTTcatcaaagtaaatataaaattaatttttattgaatagattcatatttttattagGCAAATATGTGTTTTAATAATTAGCAAAGTTCAGGTACCTAGTGCACTGTTCTTTCTGATTTTCTTCTGAGGAATTGTTATACAGGTTTACAAGATACTCCATATGACAAGCAAAATTTGctttagaaataaaaatttaattttaattttaacgctgccaatgagtaatagctcaaatagcatagtctctccatactcaattaagaggttgcgggttcgagtctcctatctttggtaaaaaaaaaaaaaaattaagtaacgctacataaataaaaataactacccTTTATATTGACCGCGTACAACTGTATAAAACGATGTAAATACACCAAAATTAAACtctagaaataaagaaaaaaaattcaaatataatatgctttgataaaatatttttttttcttaaaaatagcAATGTTTTTTCAACTATTTTACATGCATGTTAAAAATTAGTAACATGTGTAGAATAcacattgaaatataaaatatacattaaaaatatttaaaataatatatatcattgATTTTTTGTATTCatatactatttattttttttgtgatatTAAATGCATTAAAGTTCTTATATTGTTTAAGAAATAGAAAATTGTTAGGCATGCACGATATGGAAGGTTCTATTTCCATTCAAAACGATTACATGATTGGTTACCTTAAACTTAAGAGTAGTGTGATTTAATCGTAAGAACTTATGCATATTATTCAAATTCCTCAACGCGAAAccgttttttaaaaatttaataatacaattagcataaaatattttttttccttcgaAGTTTGCATGATATTCAATTATTCATCCTTAGGATGAGGATCGGAGACATGGTGAAGAAgataactaaaagaaaatgaagagaaaagaaaaagaaagaagagtaaTTAATTAGAAGAGAGAGAGATCGCAAACCGGTTCTTTTGGATCTGCCATCATCATCGACTTCGACACTTTTGTGTGTGGCGGGAACAACGTTAgacgctgcttcttcttcaatgtcCATCTAGAATCAGATCTTGTTCCTGAtcctgaattgaattgaatacgCGCTAATTGGTTGTGTTCTTGAAACACAAAAGTGATATGAGGAGGAAGTTATTTAAGTTACTGTCTGAAGAGTTAGAAACCTTTTTTAGAATGAAAGTAGGATCTCTGATCTGTTGAGTCTTCGCTGAAACAGAGTGTTCCTTGATTTTTGCTTTATTTGAATGCATGAGAATCTCTATAATACCAATATCACTAACAATCATTATCTCTTGTTATATTATGCCAATAATAGatacaattttattttcatatacctcgctattaaataaaaataattattttttatatggataaagtattaatttagtttttaatgtttggatcaaattttatttgaattttaaaaaattttaaacgaaTTTAATATTATTCCCTTATTAAATTTTACTTGAATAATTAacgaaaaattttttatattagtaattattaGTGTGTTAATTTTATCTACGTATTGAAACTAAACGATATATTGACTCTTAAATATGTTAATTATTGATATCAAATTTAACTGTaagacaatattaatatttttgcaattttttaagactaaaataaaaaatttaaaacgtcagtatttaattaaaataatatttttttatatgaataattatctaaaatgACCGACATATATTAAATTATCATGTAAATAATTTGTgcatgaaaaataatttataacaaataataaatttctCCTTCAATAAACAAGGAAAACTTGTAATTGTTGTTGATGATTTCTCTTaccaaaaaattgtatttttttttcaaaaaccatttaatttgtattaatttttagtataaataagtTTTATAAAGATATTgaatcatgttttttttttcggtgTCTTAATCATGTATTATCTTTGtctacaaaataaattattttcgttgtcggtattattattattattattattattattattattattattattattattattattattattattattattatttatttatttagcctATCCAATAAGAGAGTCACTCCGATAAAGGCTTTTAAaaagtctttttttttaaatattttttaataattaaaatttaatacatataatcgattaaattgtgttatttttattaaaattagatcagacaaattaatttgaccaaaaaatggtgaatcaaattttaaataggtctaaattaatattattttttataaaaaatgactacaatacccttattataaaaaataaataaaatacttttattatatatattaattttgaaaatcttaaattctagccttttttttttctgtcgtcaccattttttggtcaaattaatttgtctgatctaattttgataaaaataacacgatttaatcgattatatgtgttaaattttaaatattaaaaaatatctttaaaaaaaatattttagacatCTTTATCTAAGTGACTTCCATCCAATAATAGAAATATTGACTAGAATGTTTATGGTTTGTTTAGTTTATGTTTTTCacctttttgtatattttatttttatgaatttttaaaacaaaataaaaagtgaaaataataaattttgcttACAGTTTGTATGATCACctacttttaattttcattcacAATAATGTTCCAAAAAcaaaaacgaataaaattaataatgtcAACCATTTGAacgattattatatattatttttatggctatTGCATTGTTGAATCAATATTTACAGTTCTTTTTCATGGATGAAACCAAAAATATCCGCagtcaaaattaaaatagtaaccAATCATGCATCTTTCACTTAGCTTACAAAGCAGTTACGGCGTGATTGGTTTgcttatcttaaattttattttcagtaaaaatgaaaaagaattttgaaaaaatgtttgcttatctttctttttcctttagttccaaattttattttatttttatttgtcttGTACCAATATCACTGGatatataaatgataattttttaatggCAATCTTTCTTAAATTATTTCTttgatttgaattaatataatcaaACTAATAACATAATACAATTATTTGTAGCAGATTAACTAAATTAGCAAACTAAAATATATTCAtaacttttataattttattaaaatataattatgttatttctagttttaaaattaaaaataaaatttgaaaatagctAAAACACGCATATTTCCAATATTTGAAGATAAAACACGTTTCAACAAACTAATCACATTTcttaaaatgtaaaaaattaaaaataatatatagaaaatgaaaataagaaatatttaGGCGATTAAGTGTTCACTTGAGTTTCAAAACATATTTAGGCGTCTCTAAacatttcttttttaaattaaaatattttttccatTAAAAATCAACTTTGAATTCTTCACTTAAGTCTTAATCTAAAGTTAAAAGTGTATAAAAAATTcagaataaaaatttatcaagAAAGAAATCCATAACTCCTAATAATCTAACACTATGTGTTTGGAGATCTAGGAGGCTTGGAGAGATATATATTATCATGTGTTCTTGTTATATAGTATTTCGTTTCTCCATGCATGAAGAGTATTCCCCTTTTTTAGATACTCATTTTTGGGATAAATGACAGTATTAAGCCAGTTTGCATCAGAATTTATATGATTAAGTCAAACAAAAAAGTGAGACATGGATCAACCAAaagcatatttttatataattcgaatcaaataTATTCGAACTAAAAAGCTTAGTAATTTGAATCAACCATGTTCGAATTAGTAAGGAAGTTTACAGTGTGAATAGTTCGAATCAACCTTATTCAAATTAGTGAGAAAATTTGCGGTATGAATAGTTCGAATCACACTTATTTGAACCATGCAGTGTGAATAGTTTGCAAGTGTGAATCGTTTTTATTCGAACTTCACCTTGCATGGTTCGAATCAGTGTGATTTGAACTATTCACACTACAAACTCCCTCACTCATTTGAAGGGGGTTGATTCGAATTATCTAACTTTTTAGTTCAAATAagtttgattcgaattatatagagACATGTTTTTGGTTGATCCATGTCTCATTTTTTCGTTTGACTTAATCATATAAATTTTGATGCAAGCTGGCTTAATACTGCCATTTACCCCataatttacttaaataatttGCTTtaggtttaaaaaaaaaaaaaatcacaactcAAATGTGTTCTTATATGAGCATTCAAAGGATGTCTGTCTACAAAAAGGGTTTGATGTATACATTGCCTTCTGAACAAAGAATgcaataatatatactattttttattaaaagtaatcgataaaaaatttcttttatatGACGCAAAACATCATTCTTCTCGAGAGAGAGAATacgataaattaaaaaaacaagtAATTGAATGAAATGAAACTTGATAATCGTTAGATGGGTAAACTATCAAAAAACGCATTCGAATAATTTGTCGTCGATATAAATGcatctaaattttattattgataaaaatatttttaaataatttaaaatatgataaaaatatttaaaaagaatattatttttttataagtgacaaataacttttgtatttgataaatcaCTTGTgtatttgatctaaaattttataCGAATAATATTTAGATAACTGTTTAAAAAATACACGCAAAAAAGAGATACAAATTTgatctctatatttttatttttttaaaagtattattagttgttgacaaaaaaatcacaaaaaaaaatatatacttagcaaaaaatcaccaaattttaagaataaaaaatatctcatttttctaattatgtttgtaaaaaatcgcatcaaaattcaatttctaaagCAGTTTTtgagaatacatatttaatgttagacatttttgtcacgtttttaaattatttgagaaaatTTTTATTGATAACAAAATTTGAGCACATTTTTGTTAGCAACAAAATTATTTAAGTGTATTTTTAGTGGTTTATCCgataaaaaatttatatgcttATAAAAACTGAAATTAAATCAGGGGATCAACAAAAactataaatgattttgaaaagtgATTATTCTATAAGATTAATATAAATGATGTATTATCCTATTAGATTCCTCCTAAACatctttttaattactaaatggaaaaaaaaagtttacatatctatattgtatcattataAGGATATGAAatatcactataaaaaatatgctaaAGAACATTAGATTTATCGTCGAATTTTATCAATAATTTTACTGACAGACTGGACGTGAATTTTATCATCCCACAATAATTACTATCGAATTTACAAAACCGCTCCTAAATCCGATGGTAACATGTGACGAGAAAATTTAGTGGAATGCACTATTTCGGTCATGATCAACTCGTTAGATCGgtttttttcaatgaaaatttTGAAAGTTATTTGAAATAATAGGCACGAGAGGGCCTCCTACCTCATTCTACGaaatccctctctctctctctcctttcacaCTCTCCCTTGTTGTCGCACCAAAGGAGAACTGTCGTTGCCACTCCATCAAGTCGTCGTTGCCTTCCTCGTCATCATGCACACTGTTGTCGCCACAGAAGACTCCGTTCGATGCTGCCATAGTCTGTCTCTCTCTCGCCACCACACTCTCCTTCCCTCCGACGAGTCTCCCCAGCACCACCTCCAACCATTGCGCCACCTTTAACCACTGGGTATACCTTAACTCTAACCTAATATTCACTataataatttgtttttattttttttgtaaataaccTTAAGTAACCCTAATACCAATTTTTGCAATTACAGCCACCACCACCACTGTCCAGGtttcagaatatatatatatatatatatatatatatatatatatatatatatatatatttatattatttgtgtttatttaataatactaaaaaataataattttatttatatttttatttttatttttctctttgaaTCACATTATAGTGTTGTTTAAGTtgtaattttagaatttatttaagttttaaatatatatttattaatattagttttgTTTACTTTAGTATTATATTTGTGTTAATTTAGTGTACATTATGATTGAAATTTGGGTGTTTTGTTTTTGTTAGTCTATGTTAAGTTAGTTAGTTTcgattagtttagtttagtttatgtaatttacttaattttttattttattaggattttatttttctttgagcaTGATTAGTTTGAATCGTAGGTTGTTCGTGTTAGTACTGAAGTTGGTTTTATATTTCTAAATATATTAAATTGTTTAAGTTTTATGttggattttttttagaatagagTTTTTGGATGGAAATGGGAGAAAGTTGTCTAGTGATGCCTTCTTGACCCCTTGTTTACTGAAAAATTACGGAGTAATAAGGAGATGCGCACTAGAACGGCTAAGATTTGATGTttgcttaaatatttttttgttttaatttatgtttgTAATTGT is a window from the Arachis hypogaea cultivar Tifrunner chromosome 17, arahy.Tifrunner.gnm2.J5K5, whole genome shotgun sequence genome containing:
- the LOC112766954 gene encoding amino acid permease 8 encodes the protein MDIEEEAASNVVPATHKSVEVDDDGRSKRTGDVLTATTHIITVVIGAGVLALAWAMAQLGWIAGIGIMIACSCISILTYNFIADCYRYPDPVTGKRNYTYMQAVNSYLGGKMHVFCGLILYGKLAGVTVGYAITTSTSLVAIKKAICFHEKGHDAYCKFSNNPYMIGFGIGQIFLSQIPDFHKLTWLSTIAAITSFGYAFIGSGLSLAVLLSGKGQATSLTGVKVGAEVTEADKIWRVFSAMGNIALACSFATVVYDIMDTLKSDPPENQQMKKANVVGISMMTVLFLACGGLGYAAFGEHTPGNILTGFGFYEPFWLVALGNVFIVIHIVGAYQVMAQPFFRIVEMGANIMWPHSDFINKEHPTKLWIFKFRLNMFRLVWRTIFVVIGTIIAMAMPFFHAFLALLGAIGFWPLIVFFPIQMHIAQRNIKVASLKWYALQLLNFTCFLITVLAAIGSIREISKNISKYRIFTYKQ